One window of the Methylosinus trichosporium OB3b genome contains the following:
- a CDS encoding aryl-sulfate sulfotransferase: protein MISTIFACVVASTATQACAEPSVFPTGTTIYDPARAHSSYVLFTGGDDVSRLIDLTGAVVHEWKFSGQPVAFIDPALVGGARGHVFVTLESEEGKGTDLAPGRAQTRIRKTVGEVDWSGAPLWSFGKSAPDGRAHQHHDIARLPNGNTLVLSNLFYPLPGFAAPQVLDDVAYEVDPDGEIAWTWAASDHIDEIGFAPEEVKLIKGSKNPDYLHVNSLKPVGPNHWFDEGDQRFAPDNLIFDARNANFIAIVDRKTRKIAWTLGPHFPPAPATALASSRKVPRPVDQISGQHDAHIIPEGLPGAGNLLVFDNQGEAGYPRAALPFIGGSRVLEINPVTKEIVWQYTGASSGRPDYTFRSTHISNARRLPNGNTFIDEGQFGRFFQVTPAGEIVWEYVNPYPRRGVDADTGRPTLDYNVYRAQPVPYDWAPAGTPHSEASVTPPENISFRLFSAR from the coding sequence ATGATCTCTACGATTTTCGCCTGCGTCGTCGCTTCGACGGCCACGCAAGCCTGCGCCGAACCAAGCGTCTTTCCCACCGGAACGACGATCTACGATCCGGCGCGCGCTCATAGCTCCTACGTCCTCTTCACGGGCGGCGACGATGTCTCGCGTCTCATCGATCTCACCGGCGCGGTCGTCCACGAGTGGAAGTTTTCGGGCCAGCCGGTCGCCTTCATCGATCCGGCGCTCGTCGGCGGCGCGCGTGGACATGTCTTCGTCACGTTGGAGAGCGAAGAGGGCAAGGGAACGGATCTCGCGCCGGGGCGTGCGCAGACCCGCATTCGCAAGACGGTCGGCGAGGTCGATTGGAGCGGCGCGCCGCTGTGGAGCTTCGGCAAATCCGCGCCCGACGGCCGCGCGCATCAGCATCACGACATAGCCCGGCTGCCCAACGGCAACACGCTGGTGCTTTCCAATCTCTTTTATCCTCTGCCCGGCTTCGCCGCGCCGCAGGTGCTGGACGACGTCGCCTATGAGGTCGATCCAGACGGAGAGATCGCTTGGACCTGGGCGGCGTCGGACCATATCGACGAGATCGGCTTCGCCCCGGAGGAAGTGAAGCTGATCAAGGGCTCCAAAAACCCCGACTATCTGCATGTCAACAGTCTGAAGCCGGTCGGCCCCAATCATTGGTTCGACGAAGGCGACCAGCGCTTTGCGCCGGACAATCTGATCTTCGATGCGCGCAATGCGAATTTCATCGCCATCGTCGATCGCAAGACGCGCAAGATCGCCTGGACGCTCGGCCCGCATTTTCCGCCGGCGCCGGCGACCGCGCTTGCGTCCTCCCGCAAGGTTCCGCGCCCGGTCGATCAGATCTCCGGCCAGCACGACGCCCATATCATTCCCGAGGGACTTCCGGGCGCCGGCAATCTTCTCGTCTTCGATAATCAGGGCGAGGCCGGCTATCCGCGCGCTGCGCTGCCTTTCATCGGCGGATCGCGCGTGCTCGAGATCAATCCGGTCACCAAGGAGATCGTCTGGCAATATACCGGCGCGAGCTCCGGCCGGCCCGATTACACCTTCCGCAGCACGCATATCAGCAATGCTCGGCGCCTGCCGAACGGCAACACTTTCATCGACGAAGGGCAGTTCGGCCGCTTCTTTCAGGTGACGCCCGCTGGCGAGATCGTCTGGGAATATGTGAATCCCTATCCGCGCCGCGGCGTCGATGCGGACACCGGCCGGCCGACGCTGGATTACAACGTCTATCGCGCGCAGCCGGTTCCTTATGACTGGGCTCCGGCGGGAACGCCGCATTCCGAGGCGTCGGTGACGCCGCCGGAAAATATCTCCTTTCGACTCTTCTCCGCGAGATGA
- a CDS encoding arylsulfatase, translating to MKTTTLATLTLALHICVAAASAQTVAKAEAPSWPRGPQAPAGAPNIVLVLLDDVGFGATSTFGGATATPELDRLARSGLRYNAFHVSALCSPTRAALLSGRTDHQIGFGTVADIAAPYPGYNAHWPKSAASIARVLRDNGYSTAAFGKWHNTPYEEISPDGPFERWPTGLGFDYFYGFLAGYDSQWSPRLYRGTVPADPPKSAEQGYHLTSDLVDDAVHWLRRHEAIAPQKPFFLYFAPGATHWPHHVPKDYIAKYRGKFDQGWDRLREETFARQKQLGVIPADAELTPRPAELPAWAELRPEQRALYARQMEVYSAFLEHTDHEVGRLLDTLRADGIADDTLVLYIAGDNGGSGEGGLDGRDVINADGSIPSTQERLKQAERFGEERFDNHYAAAWAWSSSTPFQWMKQAASHLGGSRDPLIVSWPARIADKGGLRTQFQHITDIAPTIYEAAGVKFPESVDGVRQIPLEGASFVKSFVDAAAPSSHPRQVFETVGNRGVYADGWWAGARHEPPWRLQRAAAPLGQHPWELYDLAHDFSQAHDLAAQRPEKLAELIALFETEAKRTQIYPILPERTPLPSPADGRDLFVYRAGADDIPSRIGPKLSGRAHRIVVDLVVPKGGADGVLLADGGDYGGFTLYVKDGLLQYDANSFGAITGHVASQARLPSGKLRVAFEFTPAPGAPPRGPNGPFPGAGKLFIGETLAGEGRIDNLVLSYNETLDLGRDGGAPVSPAYASPFPYAGEIESARVELR from the coding sequence ATGAAAACCACAACGCTGGCGACTCTGACGCTCGCGCTTCATATTTGCGTCGCCGCTGCAAGCGCGCAGACGGTCGCAAAGGCTGAAGCGCCGAGCTGGCCAAGGGGCCCGCAGGCGCCGGCGGGCGCGCCCAATATCGTGCTCGTGCTGCTCGACGATGTCGGCTTCGGCGCAACTTCGACTTTCGGCGGCGCGACGGCGACGCCGGAGCTCGACAGACTCGCGCGCTCTGGCCTGCGCTACAATGCCTTCCATGTGAGCGCGCTGTGCTCGCCGACGCGCGCGGCCTTGCTCAGCGGCCGCACCGATCATCAGATCGGCTTCGGCACGGTCGCGGATATCGCCGCGCCCTACCCGGGATATAACGCCCATTGGCCGAAGAGCGCCGCCTCCATCGCCCGCGTGCTGCGTGACAATGGCTACAGCACCGCGGCCTTCGGCAAATGGCACAACACGCCTTATGAGGAGATTTCTCCAGACGGGCCGTTCGAGCGCTGGCCGACGGGACTCGGCTTCGACTATTTCTATGGCTTCCTCGCCGGCTATGACAGCCAATGGTCGCCGCGGCTCTATCGCGGAACCGTTCCGGCCGACCCGCCGAAGTCGGCGGAGCAGGGCTATCATCTGACCAGCGATCTCGTCGACGACGCGGTTCATTGGTTGCGGCGCCATGAGGCGATTGCGCCACAAAAGCCTTTCTTCCTCTATTTCGCGCCGGGCGCGACGCATTGGCCGCATCACGTCCCAAAAGACTATATCGCCAAATATCGCGGCAAGTTCGACCAGGGCTGGGACCGTTTGCGCGAGGAGACGTTTGCGCGGCAGAAGCAGCTCGGCGTCATTCCCGCCGACGCCGAGCTGACGCCGCGTCCCGCGGAGCTGCCGGCCTGGGCGGAGCTGAGGCCCGAGCAGCGGGCGCTCTATGCGCGGCAGATGGAAGTCTATTCGGCCTTTCTCGAGCACACCGACCATGAGGTCGGACGCCTGCTCGACACTTTGCGCGCGGACGGAATCGCCGACGACACGCTCGTCCTCTATATCGCCGGAGACAATGGCGGCAGCGGCGAAGGCGGACTCGACGGACGCGATGTCATCAATGCGGATGGCTCCATTCCGTCGACGCAGGAGCGGCTGAAGCAAGCGGAGCGCTTCGGCGAGGAGCGCTTCGACAATCATTACGCCGCGGCCTGGGCCTGGAGCAGCAGCACGCCCTTTCAATGGATGAAACAGGCGGCCTCGCATCTCGGCGGCTCGCGCGATCCGCTGATCGTCTCCTGGCCCGCGCGCATCGCCGACAAAGGCGGACTGCGCACGCAGTTCCAGCACATCACCGACATCGCGCCGACCATTTATGAGGCCGCCGGCGTGAAATTCCCCGAGAGCGTCGACGGCGTTCGGCAAATCCCGCTCGAAGGCGCGAGCTTCGTGAAGAGCTTCGTCGACGCCGCCGCGCCGAGCTCGCATCCGCGCCAGGTCTTCGAGACCGTCGGCAATCGCGGCGTCTACGCGGATGGCTGGTGGGCGGGCGCGCGTCATGAGCCGCCGTGGAGGCTTCAGCGCGCCGCCGCGCCGCTGGGCCAACATCCTTGGGAGCTCTACGACCTCGCCCATGATTTTTCCCAAGCGCATGACCTTGCCGCGCAGCGACCGGAAAAGCTCGCCGAGCTCATCGCTCTGTTCGAGACGGAGGCGAAGCGCACGCAGATCTATCCGATCCTTCCCGAGCGCACGCCGCTGCCTTCGCCTGCCGATGGACGCGACCTCTTCGTCTATCGCGCCGGAGCCGACGACATTCCGTCGCGCATCGGGCCGAAGCTTTCGGGCCGCGCGCACAGGATCGTCGTCGATCTCGTCGTGCCGAAGGGCGGCGCCGATGGCGTCCTGCTGGCGGATGGCGGCGATTACGGCGGCTTCACGCTCTATGTGAAGGATGGCCTGCTGCAATATGACGCCAATTCCTTCGGCGCTATCACCGGACATGTCGCATCGCAGGCGCGCCTGCCGAGCGGCAAGCTGCGCGTCGCCTTCGAGTTCACGCCGGCGCCGGGCGCACCGCCGAGAGGACCGAACGGCCCCTTCCCGGGCGCCGGCAAGTTGTTCATCGGGGAGACGCTCGCGGGCGAAGGCCGGATCGACAATCTCGTGCTCTCCTACAATGAGACGCTCGATCTCGGACGTGACGGCGGCGCGCCGGTGAGCCCGGCCTATGCGTCGCCGTTCCCTTATGCCGGCGAGATCGAATCGGCCCGCGTGGAGCTTCGTTGA
- a CDS encoding MBL fold metallo-hydrolase, with the protein MPKSTAWIFAGLGVWALAFAGAAQAASLQESATLLSAGKIKSLEFSGAGHWRQFGQAPVPGGDWPKFDVSAYSAAIDFDKASERVQLTRSQTPDGRARPAPVEQKLEWSVLGDAAWNVAPPQGAAPGAAPVATAAPAAVEERIADIWTTPQGFLKAALANGAKSEAAGANVEVSFALGNHRYVGTIGADNHVASIRTWIDSPVLGDTLLETTFSDYKDFGGLHFPTQIHRSAGGHEVLHIAVAAAKADGAVDIAIPAGLPPAPPITVASERIADGVYYLTGGTHHSVAVEEKDHVVLIEAPLNEERSLAVIQKVGEILPGKPIKYVVNSHVHFDHSGGLRTFVDAGATIVTQTISKAFYEQVWTLPHTLHPDRLAASKKAAKFESYEHKHVLGEGDHNIEVHHIAGSGHSDDLALVYLPKEKLVIEADAYTPAAVGAPAPKTPNPFSVNLYETIQKLGLDVERIAGLHGRVASLDELRTAIGRQTAAN; encoded by the coding sequence ATGCCAAAATCGACCGCCTGGATTTTCGCTGGCCTCGGCGTTTGGGCTCTCGCCTTCGCCGGTGCTGCGCAAGCGGCTTCGCTGCAGGAGTCGGCGACATTGCTCTCGGCCGGCAAGATCAAGTCCCTGGAGTTTTCCGGCGCCGGTCATTGGCGCCAGTTCGGCCAAGCGCCCGTCCCCGGCGGCGACTGGCCGAAGTTCGACGTCTCCGCCTACAGCGCCGCGATCGACTTCGACAAAGCGAGCGAACGCGTTCAGCTCACGCGCAGCCAGACGCCGGATGGACGCGCGCGGCCCGCGCCGGTGGAGCAGAAGCTCGAATGGAGCGTGCTTGGCGACGCAGCCTGGAACGTCGCGCCGCCGCAGGGCGCCGCGCCCGGAGCCGCGCCTGTCGCGACCGCCGCGCCGGCCGCGGTCGAAGAACGCATCGCCGACATTTGGACGACGCCGCAAGGATTTCTGAAAGCCGCGCTGGCCAATGGCGCGAAGTCAGAAGCCGCCGGCGCCAATGTCGAAGTGTCCTTCGCGCTCGGCAATCATCGTTATGTCGGGACCATCGGCGCCGATAATCATGTCGCATCGATCCGCACCTGGATCGACTCGCCCGTGCTCGGCGACACGCTGCTGGAGACGACCTTCTCCGACTATAAGGATTTCGGCGGGCTGCATTTCCCGACGCAGATCCATCGCAGCGCCGGCGGCCATGAGGTGCTTCATATCGCCGTCGCCGCAGCCAAGGCCGACGGCGCCGTCGACATCGCCATTCCTGCAGGTCTTCCGCCGGCGCCGCCGATCACGGTCGCGTCGGAGAGGATCGCAGACGGCGTCTATTATCTGACCGGCGGCACGCATCACAGCGTCGCCGTGGAGGAGAAGGACCATGTCGTTCTGATCGAGGCGCCGCTCAACGAGGAGCGCTCGCTGGCCGTGATCCAGAAGGTCGGCGAGATCCTCCCTGGCAAGCCGATCAAATATGTCGTCAACAGCCATGTGCATTTCGACCATTCGGGCGGGCTGCGCACCTTCGTCGACGCCGGCGCGACCATCGTGACGCAGACCATCAGCAAGGCGTTCTACGAGCAAGTCTGGACGCTCCCGCACACGCTGCATCCCGATCGGCTCGCGGCGTCGAAGAAGGCGGCGAAGTTCGAAAGCTATGAGCACAAGCATGTGCTCGGCGAAGGCGATCACAATATCGAAGTGCATCATATCGCCGGCAGCGGCCATTCCGACGACCTCGCCCTCGTCTATTTGCCCAAGGAGAAATTGGTGATCGAGGCCGACGCCTATACGCCAGCGGCCGTGGGCGCGCCGGCGCCGAAGACGCCGAACCCGTTCTCGGTCAATCTCTACGAGACGATTCAGAAGCTCGGTCTCGATGTGGAGCGGATCGCCGGCCTGCACGGCCGCGTGGCGAGCCTCGACGAGCTGCGCACGGCGATCGGCCGGCAGACCGCGGCGAATTAA
- a CDS encoding alpha/beta fold hydrolase, whose protein sequence is MTASYYSQALHGPYETRDLGDFELESGDKIRGLKLAYATFGKLSARRDNAILFPSWYSGTSKILERAYVGAGRALDPDKYFIILVNQIGAGLSSSPSNSAPPFDAARFPRITIADDVRAQHRLVTEAFGVERLALVLGGSMGAQQTYEWAARFPEAVRRAAPIAGLARGTAHNRLLVSTFIDAIVSDPAFDDGWYERAALVHRGLRRHARIFAASGFSPALFNTRGWSDLGFSTPDDFVAGFVEGHFLPQDPNNLVLLLSKWRDADASRLENGDLARALGRISAKTFVIAIKEDGFFPLADLEAEQKLIAGSELRRVSSPWGHLALFGTDPAYNAAIDRHLEELLAS, encoded by the coding sequence GTGACGGCCAGCTACTATTCACAAGCCCTGCACGGGCCATATGAAACCCGCGATCTCGGCGATTTCGAACTCGAGAGCGGGGACAAGATTCGCGGCCTGAAGCTCGCCTACGCTACATTCGGAAAATTATCGGCGCGGCGCGACAACGCCATCCTGTTCCCGAGCTGGTATTCGGGCACGTCGAAAATTCTCGAGCGCGCCTATGTCGGGGCCGGACGAGCGCTCGATCCCGACAAATATTTCATCATCCTCGTCAACCAGATCGGCGCCGGCCTTTCGTCCTCTCCGAGCAATTCCGCGCCGCCCTTCGACGCGGCGCGTTTTCCGCGCATCACGATCGCCGACGATGTGCGCGCGCAGCATCGTCTGGTGACGGAAGCCTTCGGCGTCGAGCGTCTCGCGCTCGTCCTCGGCGGCTCGATGGGCGCGCAGCAGACCTATGAATGGGCGGCGCGCTTCCCCGAAGCGGTGCGACGCGCGGCGCCGATCGCGGGGCTCGCGCGCGGCACGGCGCACAACAGGCTTCTGGTGTCGACCTTCATCGACGCCATCGTCTCCGATCCCGCCTTCGATGACGGCTGGTATGAGCGCGCGGCGCTGGTTCATCGCGGCCTGCGACGCCACGCCCGCATTTTCGCCGCTTCCGGATTTTCGCCCGCTCTGTTCAACACCCGCGGATGGAGCGATCTCGGCTTTTCGACGCCCGACGACTTCGTCGCCGGTTTCGTCGAGGGCCATTTCCTTCCCCAGGACCCCAATAATCTCGTCCTCCTCTTGTCCAAATGGCGCGACGCCGACGCCTCGCGTCTGGAGAACGGCGATCTCGCGCGGGCGCTGGGCCGCATCAGCGCGAAGACCTTCGTCATCGCCATAAAGGAGGACGGCTTCTTTCCGCTCGCCGACCTCGAGGCGGAGCAGAAGCTGATCGCGGGGAGCGAGCTGCGGCGCGTCTCCTCGCCGTGGGGACATCTCGCTCTGTTCGGGACCGACCCCGCCTACAACGCCGCCATCGATCGTCATCTCGAGGAGCTGCTCGCGAGCTGA
- a CDS encoding acylphosphatase, whose product MPDAVNAWTRVARIIVAGRVQNVGYRVFVAREAGRLHLFGWVRNRSDGSVETVVAGPKSMVAEFLALAARGPATAQIDAVRIEDAGAHAVSEGGGEHGFVAAPAI is encoded by the coding sequence TTGCCAGACGCTGTGAACGCCTGGACGCGCGTCGCGCGCATCATCGTCGCAGGGCGCGTTCAGAATGTCGGCTATCGCGTCTTCGTCGCGCGCGAGGCGGGACGGCTGCATCTTTTTGGCTGGGTGCGCAATCGCAGCGACGGCTCGGTGGAGACGGTGGTCGCCGGGCCGAAATCCATGGTCGCGGAGTTCCTCGCGCTCGCCGCGCGGGGACCGGCCACCGCCCAGATCGACGCCGTTCGCATCGAGGACGCCGGCGCGCATGCGGTGAGCGAAGGCGGCGGCGAGCATGGTTTCGTCGCTGCGCCGGCAATCTGA
- a CDS encoding PepSY domain-containing protein, whose translation MNSLIFLHRWIGVVLALFMLVWFSTGLVIAFLAAPPITRAQQLAHAESLAPETGWLSLGDALEARARSGRHGEEDGVVAEGRLVRVAGAPVWLIENQFGRRSAISALDGVPIVFSPEQARRIADLWAEGADLVYSGSEEAPVGVRNAETLRPFHRFSARDGREIVVSARTGEVVQSATRSERALIYAGNWLHLFRWLDLVGAGDYRRAALSWAGFFAAAAALTGVILGFAKWRPGFFGRPTYSRGRTQPYREFFFAYHFWAGLIGGVFALLWAASGFFSTNPGQIFSQPTPSPEEVARYRSVGGVGAMASATSANVATLAPETVALSWSRIGDDAVLLAVSRDGERRALETGRTKAAFGEDALAAAVARLAGATPIAGRELLIDYDSYYYPNHHQSRIDKPLPVLRVDLADAGGTSLYIDPVDGRLLAKFDASRRVYRWLYSAVHHWDFGPFQNQWLWNGWMALWVFFGLALSTTAVVLAWRRLRRSIPQRERRALAAQKA comes from the coding sequence ATGAATAGTCTCATCTTTCTGCACCGCTGGATCGGCGTCGTGCTGGCGCTGTTCATGCTCGTCTGGTTCTCCACCGGACTCGTCATCGCCTTCCTCGCGGCGCCGCCGATCACCCGCGCGCAGCAGCTCGCCCATGCCGAGAGCCTCGCGCCGGAGACGGGCTGGCTCTCGCTCGGCGATGCGCTCGAGGCGCGCGCCCGCAGCGGGCGCCATGGCGAGGAGGACGGAGTCGTCGCCGAAGGACGGCTCGTTCGCGTCGCCGGCGCGCCGGTTTGGCTGATCGAGAACCAATTCGGACGGCGTTCCGCCATTTCGGCGCTGGACGGCGTGCCCATCGTCTTCTCCCCCGAGCAGGCGCGGCGCATCGCCGATCTCTGGGCCGAGGGCGCCGATCTCGTCTACAGCGGCTCGGAAGAGGCGCCGGTCGGCGTTCGCAACGCTGAAACGCTGCGGCCCTTCCATCGTTTCTCGGCCCGGGACGGCCGCGAGATCGTCGTCTCCGCGCGCACCGGCGAGGTCGTGCAATCGGCGACGCGCAGCGAGCGCGCTCTGATCTACGCCGGCAATTGGCTTCATCTCTTCCGCTGGCTCGACCTCGTCGGCGCCGGCGACTATCGCCGCGCGGCGCTGTCTTGGGCCGGCTTCTTCGCGGCCGCCGCCGCGCTCACCGGCGTCATTCTCGGCTTCGCGAAATGGAGGCCCGGCTTCTTCGGCCGCCCGACCTATTCGCGCGGCCGCACGCAGCCCTATCGCGAGTTCTTTTTCGCCTATCATTTCTGGGCCGGACTGATCGGCGGCGTCTTCGCCCTCTTATGGGCGGCGAGCGGTTTCTTCTCCACCAATCCCGGGCAAATCTTCTCGCAGCCGACGCCGAGCCCGGAGGAGGTCGCGCGCTATCGCAGCGTCGGGGGCGTTGGGGCCATGGCGAGCGCCACCTCCGCCAACGTCGCGACGCTGGCGCCGGAAACGGTGGCTCTGTCCTGGAGCCGCATCGGCGACGACGCCGTTCTTCTCGCCGTCTCGCGTGACGGAGAGAGGCGCGCGCTCGAGACGGGACGAACCAAAGCGGCGTTCGGCGAAGACGCCCTCGCCGCGGCCGTCGCGCGCCTCGCCGGAGCGACGCCGATCGCCGGCCGCGAGCTGCTGATCGATTACGACAGTTATTACTACCCCAATCATCACCAGTCGCGGATCGACAAGCCGCTTCCGGTCCTGCGCGTGGACCTTGCAGACGCCGGCGGCACGTCGCTCTACATCGATCCGGTCGACGGCCGCCTGCTGGCCAAGTTCGATGCGAGCCGGCGCGTCTATCGCTGGCTCTATTCCGCGGTCCATCATTGGGATTTCGGCCCGTTCCAAAATCAATGGCTGTGGAACGGTTGGATGGCGCTGTGGGTGTTCTTCGGCCTCGCTCTGTCGACCACCGCGGTCGTGCTCGCCTGGCGGCGCCTGCGCCGTAGCATCCCGCAAAGGGAACGGCGCGCGCTCGCAGCGCAGAAAGCCTGA
- a CDS encoding DUF938 domain-containing protein, giving the protein MSTTTTSDTVPADRPPIDPYPLSPYVAWAGNRNRDPILSVFKEIFPERGNVLELASGAGNHINYFAPHFSALSFQPSDYDADVFATIEQKRAEAGNGNVADPVRIDLTDPATWPDPKNRLYDAIFVVNLFQVAPVAIADGIAQVAARVLTKDGFLAIYGPFKVDGRYTTSSNESFDKEILAANVAEWGLKDVKDLEKAAAVHGIALKKILDLPANNFILVFGRA; this is encoded by the coding sequence ATGTCGACCACAACAACGAGCGACACGGTTCCCGCCGATCGTCCGCCGATCGATCCCTATCCGCTGAGCCCCTATGTCGCCTGGGCGGGAAACCGCAACCGCGACCCGATCCTCTCCGTGTTCAAGGAGATCTTTCCCGAGCGCGGCAATGTGCTGGAGCTCGCCAGCGGCGCCGGCAATCACATCAATTATTTTGCGCCGCATTTTTCGGCGCTGAGCTTTCAGCCGTCGGACTATGACGCCGATGTGTTCGCGACGATCGAGCAGAAGCGCGCCGAGGCGGGCAACGGCAATGTCGCCGATCCGGTCCGGATCGATCTCACCGATCCGGCGACCTGGCCCGATCCGAAGAATCGGCTCTATGACGCGATCTTCGTCGTCAATTTGTTCCAGGTCGCGCCCGTCGCCATCGCCGACGGCATCGCGCAAGTCGCCGCGCGCGTGCTGACCAAGGACGGCTTCCTCGCCATTTATGGTCCGTTCAAGGTCGACGGCAGATATACGACGTCGTCCAATGAATCCTTCGACAAAGAGATCCTCGCCGCCAATGTCGCCGAATGGGGATTGAAGGATGTGAAGGATCTCGAGAAGGCGGCCGCGGTCCATGGGATCGCGCTGAAAAAGATTCTCGATCTGCCGGCCAATAATTTCATCCTCGTCTTCGGTCGCGCCTGA
- the ribA gene encoding GTP cyclohydrolase II RibA, which yields MSAPSVSRGAPGAARIDVERAIAEIRAGRPVILRDAATRALVIAVDALDAALAALLPPGSTRLALTAPRLRRLGVATREAGALAFAEFDLDRLATLAVDPNARLAEPVRAATSSERGALELMRLAQALPAAVVSEAPATDGAFPGLLGVELKDVTAYRSDCAAALRIVSRASVPLDGAADAEFIVFRGGEGLRDQTAIIIGKPDFAEPVSVRLHSACLTGDLFGSLKCDCGDQLRHAARHFAENGGGVLLYLDQEGRGNGLGNKILAYDLQAHGFDTYDADEALGFEQDDRRFEFAAAMLKALGVQRVRLLTNNPEKIAALGVAGLEVVADQRIMGRRNDHNERYLAAKRDKAGHLIDLDRAPRANGRARTLADPSPL from the coding sequence GTGTCGGCTCCATCTGTTTCACGAGGCGCGCCCGGGGCGGCGCGCATCGACGTCGAGCGCGCGATTGCCGAGATTCGCGCGGGTCGGCCGGTCATCCTCCGCGACGCGGCGACGCGCGCTCTCGTCATCGCCGTCGATGCGCTGGACGCCGCCCTCGCCGCGCTGCTTCCGCCCGGGTCGACGCGGCTCGCGCTGACGGCGCCGAGGCTGCGGCGCCTCGGCGTCGCGACGCGGGAGGCCGGCGCCCTCGCATTCGCCGAATTCGATCTCGATCGGCTGGCGACGCTCGCCGTCGATCCAAACGCCCGCCTCGCCGAACCCGTGCGCGCCGCGACCTCCTCGGAGCGAGGCGCTCTGGAACTGATGCGGCTCGCGCAAGCGCTTCCCGCGGCGGTCGTCTCAGAGGCGCCGGCGACGGACGGCGCCTTTCCCGGACTGCTCGGCGTCGAGCTGAAGGATGTGACCGCCTATCGCAGCGACTGCGCGGCGGCGTTGCGCATCGTCTCGCGGGCGAGCGTGCCGCTCGACGGCGCGGCCGACGCCGAATTCATCGTGTTCCGCGGCGGCGAAGGTCTGCGCGACCAGACGGCGATCATCATCGGCAAGCCGGATTTCGCCGAGCCTGTCTCCGTCCGGCTGCATTCGGCCTGCCTCACCGGCGATCTCTTCGGCAGCCTCAAATGCGATTGTGGCGATCAATTGCGCCATGCAGCGCGCCATTTCGCCGAGAACGGCGGCGGCGTGCTGCTCTATCTCGATCAGGAAGGCCGCGGCAATGGACTCGGCAACAAGATCCTCGCCTATGACCTCCAGGCCCATGGCTTCGACACTTATGACGCCGACGAGGCGCTCGGCTTCGAGCAGGACGACCGCCGCTTCGAATTCGCCGCCGCCATGCTGAAGGCCCTGGGCGTGCAACGAGTGCGGCTGCTGACGAATAATCCCGAGAAGATCGCCGCGCTCGGCGTCGCCGGTCTCGAGGTCGTCGCCGATCAACGCATCATGGGACGGCGCAATGATCATAACGAGCGCTATCTCGCCGCCAAGCGCGACAAAGCCGGCCATCTTATCGATCTCGACCGCGCTCCACGCGCGAACGGCCGCGCCCGCACCCTCGCCGACCCTTCGCCGTTGTGA